A single Anopheles maculipalpis chromosome 3RL, idAnoMacuDA_375_x, whole genome shotgun sequence DNA region contains:
- the LOC126564209 gene encoding nuclear receptor-binding protein yields MPGSRSSNNDTEHNRSPRESGEDSEDESEILEESPCGRWLKRKEEVEQRDVPGIDCAHLAMDTEEGVEVVWNEVQFSERKNFKSQEEKIQLVFENLTQLEHPNIVKFHRYWTDTHNDKPRVIFITEYMSSGSLKQFLKRTKKNVKKLPLQAWKRWCTQILSALSYLHSCSPPVIHGNLTCDTIFIQHNGLVKIGSVAPDAIHHHVKTCRDNMKNMHFIAPEYGSAASTTAIDVYSFGICALEMAALEIQGNGDSGTLVTDEHIKRTVESLEDAQQKDFINKCLSHDPAKRPSARELLFHSLLFEVHALKLLAAHCLVNTSSNYDEMLQKLYKPDVVYAEIRRANDVFKYHLGDVIATEKLEKFVEDVKYGIYPLTAFSAQKPPASRPRAISPETAESVKSATPEPLDIETRRVVNMICSVKPREENCELFMTILLRMDDKMNRQLTCPISPDDSAVTLSHELVHLGFIHEIDRERIATMIEETLRNHQQKLHNTNAKVQSTTALTASGSVTGDIGVAIGSMANPLTGGGGTSGGSSLAGSKSNHLHHHVPVHSASLERGWKVADTESSILSTMPAIMETSGISVNSMMDGAMFAGHLDDAEEARENDEELEALERMVELRRFSRADYPSSIVAAVPNDHLHEEFVENDPSGNGSPAYHGRLGENAVDPSAAANLISTISTSTGGNVVDDVEPTPSSEMSVPYEASDE; encoded by the exons GTCGAACAGCGCGATGTTCCCGGTATCGACTGTGCTCATTTGGCGATGGATACCGAGGAAGGTGTCGAAGTCGTCTGGAACGAGGTGCAGTTTTCCGAGCGGAAAAACTTCAAatcacaagaagaaaaaatacaactaGTATTCGAAAACCTAACACAGTTAGAGCACCCAAACATAGTCAAATTTCACCGTTACTGGACGGACACGCATAACGATAAGCCTAGG GTAATATTTATAACGGAATACATGTCCTCTGGTTCCCTGAAGCAGTTTCTGAAGCGTACCaagaaaaacgtcaaaaaGCTACCACTGCAGGCATGGAAGAGGTGGTGTACTCAAATTTTATCTGCACTTAG TTATTTGCATTCCTGTTCGCCGCCAGTAATTCACGGCAACTTAACCTGTGATACCATATTTATTCAGCATAATGGTCTAGTTAAAATTGGTAGTGTAGCTCCAGATGCCATTCATCATCATGTAAAAACGTGTAGGgataatatgaaaaatatgcattttatAGCACCGGAATATGGAT CGGCCGCATCGACGACAGCCATAGATGTTTACTCGTTCGGCATATGTGCACTGGAGATGGCGGCACTGGAAATCCAAGGGAACGGTGACTCGGGTACGCTAGTCACGGATGAGCATATAAAGCGCACTGTCGAGAGTCTTGAGGATGCGCAGCAGAAAGACTTCATCAATAAGTGCCTCAGTCATGACCCTGCCAAAAGGCCTAGCGCTAGAGAATTACTATTTCATTCGCTGTTGTTCGAAGTGCACGCACTGAAGCTACTCGCCGCCCACTGTCTAGTGAATACCTCAT CAAACTATGACGAAATGTTGCAAAAGCTCTACAAGCCGGACGTCGTCTATGCGGAGATTCGACGCGCCAACGATGTCTTCAAGTATCATCTTGGTGATGTCATTGCCACGGAAAAGCTGGAAAAGTTTGTAGAGGACGTAAA GTACGGCATTTATCCACTGACTGCCTTTTCGGCACAAAAACCACCCGCTTCCCGACCCCGAGCAATATCGCCCGAAACTGCAGAATCGGTAAAATCGGCCACCCCGGAACCGTTAGATATTGAAACAAGGAGAGTTGTGAATATGATATGTAGTGTTAAGCCGCGTGAAGAAAATTGTGAATTATTT ATGACAATATTATTAAGGATGGATGATAAGATGAACCGCCAGTTAACATGTCCCATCTCGCCGGACGACTCAGCAGTAACGCTTTCGCATGAGCTAGTACATTTAGGATTTATTCACGAA ATCGATCGCGAAAGAATTGCTACGATGATAGAGGAAACGTTACGAAACCATCAGCAAAAGCTACACAACACTAATGCGAAAGTGCAATCCACCACTGCACTGACCGCGTCCGGTTCGGTCACGGGCGACATTGGCGTGGCCATCGGTTCGATGGCGAACCCGCTGACCGGTGGCGGCGGCACATCGGGCGGATCATCGCTCGCCGGCAGCAAATCCAATCACCTGCATCATCATGTTCCTGTACACTCGGCCA GTTTGGAGCGCGGCTGGAAGGTAGCGGACACCGAATCCTCCATCCTCTCGACGATGCCGGCCATCATGGAAACGTCGGGCATCAGCGTAAACAGCATGATGGATGGCGCCATGTTCGCGGGCCACCTAGACGATGCAGAAGAGGCACGGGAAAACGACGAAGAGCTGGAAGCGCTCGAACGGATGGTAGAACTGCGTCGCTTTAGCCGAGCAGATTATCCATCGTCAATCGTTGCTGCTGTGCCGAACGACCACCTTCACGAGGAGTTTGTCGAAAACGATCCTTCCGGCAATGGGTCTCCAGCATATCACGGCCGGTTGGGTGAGAATGCAGTGgatccatcagcagcagcaaacctgATTTCAACAATCTCTACTTCCACCGGTGGCAACGTCGTAGATGATGTGGAACCAACACCGTCTAGTGAAATGTCCGTTCCGTATGAGGCTAGCGATGAATAA